In one Leptospiraceae bacterium genomic region, the following are encoded:
- a CDS encoding DUF4258 domain-containing protein yields the protein MNKEIQIDPHTLLRAEERGASKEEIIDVIKTGTEFEAKKGRLGKYKIFLFQKIRNGKIYEQKKIEVIYIPEENKIITVTVYVFYGKWEKVDADSL from the coding sequence ATGAATAAAGAAATACAAATAGATCCTCATACTTTATTAAGAGCTGAAGAAAGGGGAGCTTCAAAGGAAGAAATTATAGATGTAATTAAAACCGGAACGGAATTTGAAGCTAAAAAAGGTAGACTTGGAAAGTATAAAATTTTTCTTTTTCAAAAAATTAGGAATGGTAAAATATACGAACAGAAGAAAATTGAAGTAATTTATATACCGGAAGAAAACAAAATCATAACCGTAACTGTTTATGTTTTTTACGGAAAATGGGAGAAAGTAGATGCAGATAGTTTATAA
- a CDS encoding Ig-like domain-containing protein, translated as MKSYLFIFFLLLFFLLSSCVPNIHFNNLFEANPGFLLHYLALLEDVTPPEINFSVPSNYETEISRNRSILVVYDEPILASSVTSDTIKVYAGSEEVKGSIKVSKNSLGFKPETYFLANTKHRVKVQNTVRDLSGNVKPVLQEETLEFTTGNDIDTIAPAFKESTPSTGATDVATNSGINLVFTEVLDPQTVTDENMVLKQGDNIVEKTITYYGSVVQIKPISSEGMQSFTTYQININTGIKDLAGNALASAQTISFTTNDTSDKTPPAVESTIPSDTAVDISNNTPIIFNLSEIPDVTSIKNDVLKVEELDSNGIGSSVAGSISLDNKSLIFQVNDSYRTNTKHRVTLINSLKDMAGNALLESKVITFTTARLVTYTIGGSVSGLSGTLVLQNNGGDDLSLSSNGSFTFSKQVSSSYIVSVKTQPTGQTCTITNGSGTAASNVTNVNVTCVTAAYTISGLVGGLGTGLNVVLQNTVNSESKTIGANGSFSFTNKVSYNGSYAVTVTTHPTNQSCMITDGSGTNVIGDISNILVDCNNLPGTTVQSFTDNGDGTIKDNNTGLIWQKCSMEQNSIDCSGTATTAKWANAGSYCTGLSNLPTTNPRTWRLPSKDELVSIVDYSVTSGAVINTTFFPNTVTSGYWSSTTYAPDMAYAWYVYFSIGRVVYNVKTGSGYVRCVSGP; from the coding sequence ATGAAATCTTATCTTTTTATATTCTTCCTCTTGTTATTTTTCTTATTATCCTCCTGTGTGCCGAATATTCATTTTAATAATCTTTTTGAAGCGAATCCGGGATTTTTGCTTCACTACCTTGCCCTACTCGAAGACGTGACTCCTCCCGAAATAAACTTTAGTGTGCCCTCTAACTATGAAACGGAGATTTCGAGAAATCGTTCTATACTTGTGGTCTATGATGAACCGATACTGGCAAGCTCTGTCACATCTGATACAATAAAAGTCTATGCGGGAAGTGAAGAGGTGAAGGGAAGCATTAAGGTAAGTAAGAATTCCCTTGGCTTTAAACCCGAAACCTATTTTTTGGCAAATACGAAGCATAGGGTGAAAGTTCAAAATACGGTGAGGGATTTGAGTGGGAATGTAAAGCCTGTTTTACAGGAAGAAACTCTTGAGTTTACTACAGGAAATGATATAGACACCATAGCTCCCGCATTTAAGGAAAGTACTCCTTCAACAGGTGCGACAGATGTGGCGACTAATTCGGGAATCAATTTGGTATTTACAGAGGTTTTGGATCCACAAACTGTGACAGATGAGAATATGGTTCTAAAACAGGGAGATAATATTGTAGAAAAAACCATTACCTATTACGGATCTGTCGTGCAGATAAAACCTATCAGTAGCGAAGGAATGCAATCCTTCACTACATATCAGATAAACATCAACACCGGTATTAAAGACCTTGCCGGCAATGCCCTTGCATCCGCACAGACGATTAGTTTCACCACGAATGATACATCCGATAAAACTCCACCAGCGGTCGAGTCCACAATTCCTTCTGATACTGCTGTGGATATTTCGAATAATACTCCTATTATTTTCAATCTTTCTGAAATTCCCGATGTGACAAGTATCAAAAATGACGTATTGAAGGTAGAGGAACTGGATTCCAATGGCATAGGTAGTTCTGTAGCAGGAAGCATATCCTTAGATAATAAATCCCTAATATTTCAGGTAAACGATAGTTATCGAACCAATACAAAGCACCGAGTAACACTAATTAATTCTCTCAAAGATATGGCAGGGAACGCTTTATTGGAAAGCAAAGTAATTACCTTTACTACCGCGAGACTTGTAACCTATACCATCGGAGGAAGTGTAAGCGGACTGAGTGGAACTCTTGTATTGCAGAATAACGGAGGTGATGACCTAAGCCTTTCATCAAACGGAAGTTTTACATTTAGCAAACAGGTTAGCAGTTCTTACATAGTAAGTGTCAAAACCCAACCCACAGGACAGACCTGCACGATAACAAATGGAAGCGGAACTGCGGCATCCAATGTGACGAATGTAAATGTTACCTGTGTGACGGCAGCGTATACAATCAGTGGATTGGTAGGTGGACTGGGAACAGGCTTGAATGTTGTTTTGCAAAATACTGTAAATTCAGAAAGTAAAACAATAGGTGCAAATGGAAGTTTTAGTTTTACAAACAAAGTAAGCTACAATGGAAGTTATGCCGTGACAGTAACTACACATCCAACCAATCAGTCCTGTATGATAACGGATGGAAGTGGAACGAATGTAATCGGAGATATTAGTAATATCCTTGTCGATTGCAACAACTTACCAGGTACAACAGTTCAAAGTTTCACCGATAATGGAGATGGAACTATAAAAGATAATAACACCGGTTTGATCTGGCAAAAATGTTCTATGGAGCAAAATAGCATAGATTGTTCAGGAACTGCAACAACTGCGAAATGGGCAAATGCAGGATCCTATTGTACGGGTTTAAGTAACTTACCTACAACTAACCCTAGAACATGGAGGCTACCGTCCAAAGATGAATTAGTGAGTATTGTGGATTATTCTGTTACGTCTGGTGCAGTAATCAATACAACCTTTTTCCCAAATACCGTTACTAGCGGTTATTGGAGTTCTACTACCTACGCGCCTGATATGGCGTACGCGTGGTACGTCTATTTCAGTATTGGCCGTGTCGTCTACAACGTTAAGACCGGTAGCGGCTATGTACGTTGTGTCTCCGGACCGTAG
- a CDS encoding ATP-binding protein, with protein sequence MEVDRLLKDKIQEIFSNFPILALIGARQVGKSTLIRQVFGDKLKTVVLDPIEDIGGARKDPDFFLQNHPPPLFLDEIQYVPELLPAIKRKVDKEKKKGMYILSGSQNFLLMKNISESLAGRVYIQELYSLCGKEEDQITNSPSFLSEWLQSEGQLDISHIQAIGSSVQTPQEPLLKRVWKGGLPGLLHISESLISGYWKSYIQTYIERDIRVLSRVESLQTFGNFVALLSALTAGEINYNELGRELGIDRKTAIAWSELLQASFQWVEIPAYSGNAIKRISSKKKGYFTDTGLISFFQKIPSHNILASHPFLGRMVETYLFMEIYKLVSPYGMKPNFYHFRTHSGSEIDLILEYGGTLFPIEFKTKTHPGKNDARSFSVFRDTFPKLKIARGLIVCSIEAPQIISENGMAIPYWIL encoded by the coding sequence ATGGAAGTAGATCGGCTATTAAAGGATAAAATTCAGGAGATTTTTAGCAATTTTCCTATTCTCGCTCTGATTGGTGCAAGACAGGTTGGAAAATCCACCCTTATCCGACAGGTATTTGGAGACAAATTAAAGACAGTAGTTTTGGATCCAATCGAGGACATCGGCGGAGCCAGAAAAGACCCTGATTTTTTTCTACAAAATCACCCCCCACCTCTTTTTTTGGATGAAATCCAATACGTTCCCGAACTACTTCCAGCGATTAAACGAAAGGTAGATAAGGAAAAAAAGAAGGGAATGTATATCCTAAGCGGTTCTCAAAATTTTTTGCTTATGAAAAATATTTCTGAGTCGCTAGCCGGGCGGGTTTATATTCAGGAATTGTATTCTCTCTGCGGGAAGGAAGAGGATCAAATTACAAACTCCCCATCATTCTTGTCCGAATGGCTACAATCGGAAGGACAATTAGATATCTCTCATATTCAAGCAATCGGTAGTTCGGTACAAACTCCGCAAGAGCCTTTATTAAAAAGAGTCTGGAAAGGAGGATTGCCCGGTCTTCTTCATATCTCCGAGTCTTTGATTTCAGGTTATTGGAAGTCTTATATACAAACATATATCGAAAGAGATATTCGAGTATTATCGAGAGTAGAGTCATTGCAAACCTTTGGAAATTTTGTAGCCTTGCTATCAGCTCTCACTGCCGGTGAAATCAATTATAATGAGTTAGGAAGGGAATTAGGTATCGATAGGAAGACCGCAATTGCCTGGTCGGAGTTATTACAAGCAAGCTTTCAATGGGTCGAAATTCCGGCATACTCAGGAAATGCAATTAAAAGAATCAGTAGCAAGAAAAAGGGATATTTTACAGATACGGGACTCATCTCTTTCTTTCAAAAAATTCCTTCTCATAATATTTTAGCCTCTCATCCATTCTTAGGACGTATGGTTGAAACATACCTATTCATGGAAATTTATAAATTAGTTTCTCCTTATGGAATGAAACCAAACTTTTATCATTTTAGAACACATAGCGGTTCAGAGATAGATTTAATTTTGGAATATGGCGGAACTCTTTTTCCTATAGAGTTTAAAACCAAAACACATCCTGGGAAGAATGATGCCAGAAGCTTTTCTGTTTTTAGAGACACGTTTCCAAAACTAAAAATTGCGAGAGGGCTTATTGTCTGTTCTATTGAAGCTCCACAGATTATCTCCGAAAATGGGATGGCTATACCTTATTGGATTTTGTAG
- a CDS encoding DUF2283 domain-containing protein has product MQIVYNSKTDLLYIRFVEEIQEVENQKVSDGIVLDIGKNGKIVGIEILDASNSIDLSTILPIHIEQIA; this is encoded by the coding sequence ATGCAGATAGTTTATAACTCTAAAACCGATCTTTTATACATTCGGTTTGTTGAAGAAATTCAAGAAGTTGAAAATCAAAAAGTTTCAGATGGTATAGTTTTAGATATAGGCAAGAATGGAAAAATTGTAGGTATAGAAATTTTAGACGCTTCTAATTCAATAGACTTATCCACTATATTACCTATCCATATAGAACAGATAGCATGA
- the ltrA gene encoding group II intron reverse transcriptase/maturase: protein MEDILTETNLGEALWKVLSNKGAAGIDGVRTEDFHKQLTEEWEGIKTKLLNGKYKPKGVRRVEIPKPNGGTRMLGIPTVMDRFIQQAMLQKLNPIFDPEFSEYSYGFRPRRSAHDAVRQSKKYIEEGYEYVVDLDLEKFFDTVNHDILMYLVSKKVRDKRVLRLIGNYLRAGILENGVITSNEEGTPQGGVISPLLANILLNELDKELESRGHRFCRYADDCNIYVKSRKAGERVKKSITDFLKKKLKLKVNESKSSVDKPMNRKFLGFSFQIRESLEIIISPQSLKRVKDKIRKLTNSLWSISMEERIKSLNKYLNGWLGYYSLSDTEWHIGALDGWLRRRMRLCSLHQWKKSKTRIRELRKLGASEGEARRIGYSRKGNWRLSMTPQIHKVMGIDYWKERGLVNLVEGYNAYRQGW from the coding sequence ATGGAAGACATATTAACAGAAACGAATCTTGGCGAAGCCTTATGGAAGGTTCTCAGTAATAAGGGAGCGGCCGGAATAGATGGAGTCAGGACAGAGGATTTCCACAAACAGCTAACTGAAGAATGGGAAGGAATCAAAACAAAGCTCTTGAACGGAAAATATAAACCGAAGGGAGTAAGAAGAGTTGAGATACCTAAACCAAACGGCGGAACAAGAATGCTTGGAATCCCTACCGTGATGGATAGGTTTATCCAACAGGCCATGCTACAGAAGTTAAACCCGATATTTGACCCGGAGTTTTCGGAATACAGTTACGGATTTCGTCCGAGGCGGAGTGCTCATGACGCTGTAAGACAGTCCAAGAAATACATTGAGGAAGGGTATGAATACGTAGTAGACCTTGACCTTGAGAAATTCTTTGATACAGTAAATCATGATATTCTAATGTATTTAGTGAGTAAGAAAGTAAGAGACAAGCGAGTATTGAGACTGATAGGCAACTATCTGAGAGCGGGAATTCTTGAGAATGGAGTAATCACATCTAATGAGGAAGGAACGCCACAGGGAGGAGTAATAAGCCCTTTGCTTGCGAATATTCTTTTAAACGAACTGGATAAGGAGTTAGAATCACGAGGGCACAGGTTCTGTCGTTATGCTGATGATTGTAACATCTATGTAAAATCGCGAAAAGCCGGTGAACGAGTAAAGAAGAGCATAACAGATTTCTTAAAGAAGAAATTGAAACTCAAAGTGAATGAATCGAAGAGTTCAGTAGATAAACCGATGAATCGTAAATTTCTTGGCTTTAGTTTTCAAATACGAGAGAGTTTAGAGATAATCATATCTCCACAATCTCTGAAACGGGTGAAAGATAAGATACGAAAGCTAACAAACTCCTTATGGAGCATTTCGATGGAAGAAAGAATAAAATCTTTGAACAAATACCTGAATGGTTGGTTGGGATATTATTCTCTAAGTGATACGGAATGGCACATTGGAGCCCTGGACGGCTGGCTACGCAGACGTATGCGTTTATGTAGTCTGCATCAGTGGAAGAAGTCAAAAACTCGAATTAGAGAGCTAAGAAAACTTGGTGCAAGTGAAGGTGAAGCACGTCGAATTGGCTACTCAAGGAAAGGAAATTGGAGATTGAGTATGACACCACAGATTCATAAAGTGATGGGAATCGATTATTGGAAAGAAAGGGGTCTTGTAAATCTTGTTGAGGGTTATAACGCTTATCGTCAAGGTTGGTGA